A genomic segment from Lytechinus variegatus isolate NC3 chromosome 10, Lvar_3.0, whole genome shotgun sequence encodes:
- the LOC121423076 gene encoding uncharacterized protein LOC121423076 gives MALGSYATLYIVTTILILSSQGRELTKRQTDEETSSSTTTGPLKSYQSFNMTPNEAEKEELPAGFGDYNFAVYEADEIVDRHNLLRRQPAARNDFERNDPNAITASDMEHMTWDDDLAYMALAWARGCSFHHPQPGEMQNVSPYETIGQNIWAYTGTRDSPRSGTKATQDWYDEVVDYTYQAGSGGYCGRVCGHYTQIVWAATNRVGCGRTFCPSLSRTPLRNAWYVVCNYAPAGNYQGVQPYSIGTSCTQCTTGSGQCYNGLCRPCAEHNEVCDCAIDSCDNCGVLDRSTCTCNCKDGFYGATCQERCVDTSSRCYNTWWPQFCDGYAQVREGCPQMCGLCNAADPDFVCRPGPPDPPTKPEVCNTKFTAAAYIRGILHLFRDDKVWRVRTNGELLSPESGDLINDFFTNLPTKVSAAYELPTGEVVFARGKKLFMYMGTVRTGRSALPTGIPKGPTGAIYIASEGNTHFLKGSKTYLYNERSGRVDSTYPRPISDVFPGVPTKLTNAFSDASGNMYFVRSKKVFKISSGRQSVDRGYPKFLTEVFINVCAQ, from the exons ATGGCTCTGGGCAGCTACGCTACGCTATACATCGTCACCACCATCCTCATTTTGTCGTCTCAAGGTCGTGAGCTTACCAAACGTCAGACCGATGAGGAAACTTCCTCATCGACGACCACGGGCCCGCTCAAGTCTTACCAGAGCTTCAACATGACCCCCAACGAGGCCGAGAAGGAAGAACTACCCGCTGGCTTCGGCGACTACAACTTCGCTGTGTACGAAGCGGACGAAATCGTCGACAGACACAATCTACTCCGTCGACAACCCGCGGCGAGAAACGACTTTGAAAGAAACGACCCAAACGCGATTACGGCTTCAGATATGGAgcacatg ACATGGGACGATGATCTGGCCTACATGGCCTTGGCCTGGGCCAGAGGCTGCAGCTTCCACCACCCTCAGCCTGGGGAAATGCAAAATGTCTCCCCATACGAAACGATAGGCCAGAATATTTGGGCCTATACAGGGACTAGAGACAGCCCACGTTCTGGTACTAAAGCAACCCAGGACTGGTATGATGAGGTAGTGGACTATACCTATCAGGCCGGTAGTGGCGGGTACTGTGGTCGAGTGTGTGGTCATTATACACAG ATTGTTTGGGCCGCTACGAACAGGGTCGGTTGTGGCCGAACGTTCTGTCCAAGTCTCAGCCGTACTCCCCTGAGAAACGCATGGTATGTCGTCTGCAATTACGCCCCTGC aGGGAATTACCAAGGCGTACAACCGTATTCTATTGGGACATCATGTACCCAATGTACCACCGGTTCAGGACAATGCTACAATGGACTATGCA GGCCTTGTGCAGAGCATAACGAAGTCTGTG ATTGTGCTATCGATTCCTGTGATAACTGCGGTGTGTTGGATCGATCTACTTGTACGTGTAATTGCAAGGATGGCTTCTACGGTGCGACCTGTCAAg AACGATGTGTGGACACATCCAGTCGGTGTTATAATACATGGTGGCCACAATTCTGCGACGGCTACGCACAGGTTCGAGAAGGATGTCCTCAGATGTGCGGATTATGCA ATGCAGCAGACCCAGACTTTGTTTGTC gaCCAGGTCCACCTGATCCACCCACCAAACCTGAAGTATGCAACACGAAATTCACAGCAGCAGCCTATATCCGGGGAATCCTCCATCTTTTTAGG gATGACAAAGTGTGGCGAGTTCGAACCAATGGTGAACTACTCTCCCCAGAATCCGGTGATTTGATCAATGATTTCTTCACAAATTTACCCACCAAAGTGAGTGCCGCCTACGAGCTTCCTACTGGAGAAGTCGTATTTGCCAGAG GAAAGAAGCTGTTCATGTACATGGGCACCGTACGAACGGGGCGTAGTGCGCTACCCACAGGAATCCCCAAGGGACCTACTGGTGCAATATACATTGCGTCAGAAGGGAACACCCACTTCCTCAAAGGCTCAAAGACATACCTCTACAACGAAAGATCGGGTCGGGTTGACAGCACATACCCGAGGCCGATTTCTGATGTTTTCCCTGGCGTGCCAACCAAACTAACGAATGCATTCTCAGATGCGAGTG gtaacatgtattttgttcgATCGAAGAAGGTTTTCAAGATCAGCAGTGGTCGTCAATCGGTGGACAGAGGGTATCCGAAGTTCTTGACTGAAGTTTTCATTAATGTGTGCGCGCAGTAA